A stretch of Campylobacter volucris DNA encodes these proteins:
- a CDS encoding fumarate reductase flavoprotein subunit gives MNIQYSDALVIGGGLAGLRAAIEVAKSGQSVTLLSICPVKRSHSAAVQGGMQASLGNSVKGEGDNEDVHFADTVKGSDWGCDQEVARMFAQTAPKAVRELAAWGVPWTRVTKGPRTVVINAQKTTIEEKEEAHGLINARDFGGTKKWRTCYIADATGHCMLYGVANEAIKHQVKIIDRMEAVRLIHDGKKCLGAIARDLTNGELIAYVARGTMIATGGYGRIYKQTTNAVICEGTGAAIALETGLCRLSNMEAVQFHPTPIVPSGILLTEGCRGDGGILRDVDGYRFMPDYEPEKKELASRDVVSRRMMEHIRKGKGVKSAYGDHLWLDISILGRAHVEKNLRDVQDICKTFNGIDPADEGPKGWAPVLPMQHYSMGGIRTKPTGESQWLNGLFACGEAACWDMHGFNRLGGNSCSETVVAGMIVGDYFAQYCKENGSEIDTNIVKSFLTKEYDYLKSLVSKEGKHDVFEIKNRMKDIMWEKVAIFRTGKGLEEAVKELEELYHKSLDLKVHDKELKCANPELEEAYRVPRMLKIALCVAYGALLRTESRGAHYREDYPKRDDLNWMKRTNTYWVEGESMPRVEYEDLDIMKMEIPPAFRGYGAKGNIIENPLSEKRQAEVDAIREKMEAEGKGRYEIQHALMPYELQAKFKAPNQRIGVDYE, from the coding sequence ATGAACATACAATATAGTGATGCTTTAGTTATTGGTGGTGGTCTTGCTGGACTTAGAGCAGCAATTGAAGTTGCAAAAAGTGGTCAAAGTGTAACACTTTTGAGTATTTGTCCTGTTAAAAGATCTCACTCAGCTGCTGTACAAGGTGGTATGCAAGCAAGTTTAGGAAATAGTGTAAAAGGCGAAGGTGATAATGAAGATGTGCATTTTGCTGACACTGTTAAAGGATCTGATTGGGGTTGTGATCAAGAAGTAGCTAGAATGTTTGCTCAAACTGCTCCAAAAGCGGTTCGTGAGCTTGCTGCTTGGGGGGTTCCTTGGACTAGAGTTACAAAAGGACCTAGAACTGTTGTTATAAATGCTCAAAAAACTACTATTGAAGAAAAAGAAGAAGCGCATGGTCTTATAAATGCAAGAGATTTTGGTGGTACTAAAAAATGGAGAACTTGTTATATAGCTGATGCCACTGGACACTGTATGCTTTATGGTGTTGCAAATGAAGCGATTAAGCATCAAGTAAAAATCATCGATAGAATGGAAGCAGTAAGATTAATTCATGATGGTAAAAAATGTTTAGGAGCTATTGCTAGAGATTTAACTAATGGGGAATTAATCGCTTATGTTGCAAGAGGAACTATGATAGCAACAGGTGGTTATGGAAGAATCTACAAACAAACTACAAATGCTGTTATTTGTGAAGGAACTGGAGCGGCTATTGCTTTAGAAACTGGACTTTGCAGGTTATCAAATATGGAAGCGGTGCAATTTCACCCAACTCCTATAGTTCCTAGTGGAATTTTATTAACCGAAGGTTGTAGAGGTGATGGTGGTATCTTAAGAGATGTTGATGGATATCGTTTTATGCCTGATTATGAGCCAGAGAAAAAAGAACTTGCAAGTAGGGATGTTGTAAGTCGTAGAATGATGGAGCATATTAGAAAAGGAAAAGGTGTAAAAAGCGCTTATGGCGATCATTTATGGCTTGATATTTCAATTTTGGGTCGTGCTCATGTTGAGAAAAATTTAAGAGATGTTCAAGATATTTGTAAAACTTTCAATGGTATAGATCCAGCTGATGAAGGTCCTAAAGGTTGGGCTCCTGTTTTACCAATGCAGCATTATTCAATGGGTGGAATTAGAACTAAACCAACTGGTGAGAGCCAATGGCTAAATGGTCTTTTTGCATGTGGAGAAGCAGCTTGTTGGGATATGCATGGTTTTAATCGTTTAGGTGGAAATTCATGTTCAGAAACTGTTGTTGCAGGTATGATTGTTGGTGATTATTTTGCACAATATTGTAAAGAAAATGGTTCAGAAATTGATACTAATATCGTTAAATCTTTCCTTACTAAAGAATATGATTATTTAAAATCTCTTGTAAGTAAAGAAGGTAAACATGATGTGTTTGAAATTAAAAACAGAATGAAAGATATTATGTGGGAAAAAGTTGCTATCTTTAGAACAGGTAAAGGACTTGAAGAAGCTGTTAAAGAGCTTGAAGAGTTATATCATAAATCATTGGATTTAAAAGTACATGATAAAGAATTAAAATGTGCTAATCCAGAGCTTGAAGAAGCTTATAGAGTGCCAAGAATGCTTAAGATTGCTCTATGTGTTGCATATGGTGCTTTACTTAGAACAGAAAGTAGGGGAGCTCATTATAGAGAAGATTATCCAAAAAGAGATGACTTAAATTGGATGAAAAGAACTAATACTTACTGGGTAGAAGGTGAGAGTATGCCAAGAGTTGAGTATGAAGATCTTGATATTATGAAAATGGAAATTCCACCTGCATTTAGAGGATATGGTGCAAAAGGAAA
- a CDS encoding fumarate reductase cytochrome b subunit: MSQLIEGFLGKGVDGKKSKMPAKLDYIQSATGLILGLFMWAHMFFVSTILVSDDFFDSVVHFLELKFIIDSPMMSYITSFLAACVLVIFFVHAGLAMRKFPINFRQYQLCRTHLKYMNHGDSSLWWVQAFTGFVMFFLGSAHLIFVITNADKISADMSGERVVSHFMWLFYLALLICVELHGSIGLYRLCVKWGWFEGKDAKESRKKLKKAKWFISIFFLVLGLLSLAAFAKIGLKNYQNNSVAQIVKTYDGAKYEHTI, translated from the coding sequence ATGAGCCAACTCATTGAGGGTTTTTTAGGCAAGGGTGTTGATGGCAAAAAAAGCAAAATGCCAGCAAAACTTGACTATATTCAAAGTGCTACAGGCTTAATCTTAGGGTTATTTATGTGGGCACATATGTTTTTCGTTTCTACCATTTTGGTTAGTGATGATTTTTTTGATTCAGTTGTTCATTTTTTAGAGCTAAAATTTATTATTGATAGCCCTATGATGAGCTATATTACTTCGTTTTTAGCTGCCTGTGTTTTAGTAATTTTCTTTGTACATGCAGGTCTTGCAATGAGAAAATTTCCTATCAACTTTAGACAATATCAGCTTTGTAGAACACATTTAAAATATATGAATCATGGTGATTCTTCTTTATGGTGGGTTCAAGCTTTCACTGGTTTTGTAATGTTTTTCTTAGGTTCAGCTCACTTAATTTTTGTGATCACTAATGCTGATAAAATCAGTGCTGATATGTCAGGTGAGAGAGTTGTTAGTCATTTTATGTGGTTATTTTACCTTGCTTTATTAATCTGTGTTGAATTGCATGGAAGTATCGGTCTTTATAGACTTTGTGTAAAATGGGGTTGGTTTGAAGGAAAAGACGCAAAAGAAAGTCGTAAAAAGCTTAAAAAAGCAAAATGGTTTATAAGTATTTTCTTCTTGGTTTTAGGATTATTAAGCTTAGCTGCTTTTGCAAAAATAGGTTTAAAAAATTATCAAAATAATTCTGTAGCGCAAATAGTAAAAACTTATGATGGAGCTAAATATGAACATACAATATAG
- the lgt gene encoding prolipoprotein diacylglyceryl transferase, with product MEYWQNIYANFDVVAFELFGLKVHWYGIMYVLALLVALLIAKYFAKKDKMGISNSMLDSYFIWVEIGVILGARLGYILIYDANTLWYLANPWQIFNPFYNGEFVGIRGMSYHGAVVGFLIATYAFCKKNKQNMWKYLDLVAISVPLGYVFGRIGNFLNQELFGRATDVPWGIYVDGVLRHPSQLYEALLEGVVVFGVLFFVRKFKKYDGQLIVYYTMLYAVARFICEAFREPDFGLGYVFIGLSMGQILSIIMFLLGLFLSFYLKNIKKIF from the coding sequence ATGGAGTATTGGCAAAATATTTATGCAAATTTTGATGTAGTTGCTTTTGAGCTTTTTGGTTTAAAAGTTCATTGGTATGGCATAATGTATGTTTTGGCTTTATTGGTTGCATTGTTAATAGCAAAGTATTTTGCAAAAAAAGATAAGATGGGAATTTCAAATTCCATGCTTGATAGTTATTTTATATGGGTTGAAATCGGAGTGATTTTAGGAGCAAGATTAGGGTATATTTTAATTTATGATGCAAATACTTTATGGTATTTGGCAAATCCTTGGCAAATTTTTAATCCTTTTTATAATGGTGAATTTGTCGGTATTAGAGGTATGAGTTATCATGGTGCTGTAGTGGGATTTTTAATCGCAACTTATGCTTTTTGCAAAAAAAATAAGCAAAATATGTGGAAATATCTTGATTTAGTAGCTATTAGCGTTCCTTTAGGATATGTTTTTGGTAGGATAGGAAATTTTTTAAATCAAGAATTGTTTGGAAGAGCTACAGATGTGCCTTGGGGTATTTATGTAGATGGAGTATTGCGTCACCCTTCACAACTTTATGAAGCATTATTAGAAGGAGTGGTGGTTTTTGGAGTTTTATTTTTTGTTAGAAAATTTAAAAAATATGATGGTCAATTGATAGTTTATTATACTATGCTTTATGCTGTGGCTAGATTTATTTGTGAAGCATTTAGAGAGCCTGATTTTGGTTTAGGCTATGTATTTATAGGACTTAGTATGGGTCAGATATTAAGCATTATAATGTTTTTATTAGGACTATTTTTATCTTTTTATTTAAAAAATATTAAAAAAATTTTTTAA